One window from the genome of Dermacentor silvarum isolate Dsil-2018 chromosome 7, BIME_Dsil_1.4, whole genome shotgun sequence encodes:
- the LOC119458938 gene encoding uncharacterized protein LOC119458938, which yields MDAVRFQKCFVEQLLRNIKPRSVIVMDNASYHSAQVEKVPSSSSRKAGIQCWLKSKSIPVYDEQLKSELLQLVKQNKHMFLAYEIDTLASAAGHELVRLPPYHCELNPIELVWSQVKGYLASKNTDFKINSVEKLLLEGIAGVTSQNWF from the coding sequence ATGGATGCTGTGCGTTTTCAAAAATGCTTTGTTGAACAGTTGCTACGGAACATCAAGCCACGCAGTGTGATTGTAATGGATAATGCGTCGTATCACAGTGCTCAAGTTGAAAAGGTGCCAAGTTCATCATCAAGAAAAGCCGGCATCCAGTGCTGGTTGAAATCGAAAAGTATTCCTGTTTACGATGAACAACTGAAGAGCGAACTGCTGCAGCTCGTTAAACAGAATAAgcacatgttccttgcttacgagATTGACACACTTGCCAGCGCTGCCGGTCATGAGCTTGTGCGCTTGCCTCCTTACCACTGCGAGCTCAATCCAATAGAGCTCGTGTGGAGCCAGGTCAAAGGCTATCTTGCCTCAAAGAACACTGACTTCAAGATCAATTCAGTCGAGAAGCTGCTGCTGGAAGGAATCGCAGGTGTGACCTCGCAGAACTGGTTCTGA